One Lycium barbarum isolate Lr01 chromosome 5, ASM1917538v2, whole genome shotgun sequence genomic window carries:
- the LOC132641078 gene encoding protein unc-13 homolog isoform X2 encodes MDMVSYGYRDARAQTVSRTKMANLPEKPRIPILPSEDELPYPFGELGVDLRESELRETAYEILVGACRSSSSGKPLKYVSSSVRSSSSSSSMTSLSPSFQRSTAASKVKKALGLKSRKKNLDNSVSGELMRVQMGISEQTDSRIRRAFLRLNAGQLGRRLESMVLPVELLQQFKSTDFPNAQEYEVWQRRNLKLLEAGLVLHPCLPLDETDTCAKQLQQIIHGALVKPMETGKHSESMQVLRNLATSLACRSFDGSSPEICHWADGTPLNLRLYQILLEACFDVNDKTSVIEEVDEVLDIIKKTSVILDNLLSEVAKDTKAVNCSQTLSSLLVLILGWAEKRLLMYHDSFYRDNVDIMQSLLSMGLSAMQISGNYQKRNKEVDVAFSRVDSYIRASMLRVFSQEKERLISSRKSSKQQQNPLPILCILAQNVSDMAYNEKEIYSGVLKRWHPLATGVAVAVLHRCYGNELKKFVLGISELTPDAVQVLIAADKLEKDLVQMAVADAVDSEDGGKSLMTEMTPYEAEAVIANLVKSWIMTRVDRLKEWVNRNLQQEVWNPHANKERFAPSGVEVLRSIDETFEAFFLLPIPMHPTLLPELMHGLDACLQSYILKAISGCGSRSTFVPTMPALTRCSTGSKFSVFRKKERPPMVLDRKSQNGDDSFSMPQLCVRINTLHSIRKELDVLEKRTISQLRVNMRVDDDNIVDGLGKGFELSVASCREGIQQLSEAISYKVIFHELSHVFWDYLYVADVSSSRIEPFLQELEKNLEIISATVHDRVRTRVITNVMKASFDGFLFILLAGGPSRAFSLDDAAIIDEDLKFLMDLFWSDGDGLPTDLIDKFSTTLKGTLPLFHTETAVLIEQLERATEDYFGPSAKSRLPLPPTSGNWSPTEPSTILRVLCYRNDKVATKFLRKNYNLPKKL; translated from the exons ATGGATATGGTGTCGTATGGTTACAGAGATGCAAGGGCACAAACTGTATCAAGAACTAAAATGGCCAACTTGCCTGAAAAGCCGagaattcccattttaccctccGAGGATGAACTTCCTTACCCATTTGGGGAATTGGGGGTGGACTTAAGGGAATCGGAGCTCCGAGAAACCGCATATGAGATCCTTGTTGGTGCTTGTCGGAGCTCCAGTTCAGGCAAGCCGTTGAAATATGTGTCGAGTTCGGTGAGATCATCATCGTCTTCGTCATCGATGACGTCATTGTCACCGTCATTTCAGAGGTCAACGGCGGCAAGCAAGGTGAAGAAAGCACTTGGTTTGAAGTCGAGGAAGAAGAATTTGGACAACTCAGTGAGTGGTGAGCTTATGAGGGTGCAAATGGGCATTTCCGAACAGACTGATTCTAGAATTCGACGAGCCTTCTTGAGACTCAATGCTGGACAG CTTGGAAGACGGCTGGAGTCAATGGTTCTACCAGTGGAGCTCCTACAGCAGTTCAAATCCACAGATTTTCCAAATGCTCAGGAATATGAAGTATGGCAGAGGAGAAACTTAAAGCTACTTGAGGCTGGACTTGTCTTGCATCCATGCTTGCCGCTGGATGAGACAGACACGTGTGCTAAACAGCTTCAACAGATTATACATGGGGCTCTGGTGAAACCCATGGAGACTGGAAAGCACAGTGAATCGATGCAAGTACTACGAAATCTTGCTACATCCCTCGCCTGTAGATCATTTGATGGGTCGAGCCCCGAGATATGCCATTGGGCAGATGGCACACCATTGAATCTCCGACTCTACCAAATATTGCTTGAAGCTTGTTTTGATGTGAACGATAAGACCTCTGTTATTGAAGAAGTTGATGAGGTCTTAGACATCATAAAAAAAACTTCGGTTATCCTTG ATAATCTGTTGTCGGAGGTAGCAAAGGACACCAAGGCAGTGAATTGCTCTCAGACCTTGAGTTCTCTACTTGTTTTGATCCTAGGTTGGGCGGAGAAAAGACTGCTTATGTATCATGATAGCTTTTACAGGGACAACGTTGATATCATGCAAAGTCTTCTCTCTATGGGTTTATCAGCTATGCAAATTTCGGGCAACTATCAGAAGAGGAATAAAGAGGTTGATGTTGCATTTAGCAGAGTTGATAGTTACATCAGGGCTTCGATGCTCCGCGTCTTTTCTCAG GAAAAAGAGAGGTTGATATCGAGCAGAAAGTCGTCTAAACAACAGCAGAATCCTCTTCCCATCCTTTGTATCCTTGCCCAAAATGTTAGTGATATGGCTTATAATGAGAAGGAAATATATAGTGGTGTTCTGAAGAGATGGCACCCTCTTGCAACTGGTGTAGCTGTTGCTGTGCTTCATCGTTGCTATGGAAATGAGCTGAAGAAATTTGTCTTGGGGATCAGTGAGTTGACTCCAGATGCTGTACAGGTGCTGATAGCAGCAGACAAGTTGGAGAAAGATCTTGTACAGATGGCTGTTGCGGATGCTGTTGACAGTGAAGATGGAGGAAAGTCATTAATGACAGAGATGACTCCTTATGAAGCTGAAGCTGTGATTGCAAACCTGGTGAAATCATGGATAATGACTAGAGTGGACAGACTTAAGGAATGGGTCAACCGGAATCTTCAACAAGAG GTCTGGAACCCTCATGCTAATAAAGAACGATTTGCTCCCTCTGGAGTGGAGGTCCTACGCAGCATAGATGAGACTTTCGAAGCATTCTTTTTGTTACCGATACCTATGCATCCAACTTTGCTTCCAGAATTAATGCATGGCCTTGACGCATGCCTACAGAGCTACATATTGAAGGCTATATCTGGCTGTG GATCTCGAAGCACCTTTGTTCCAACTATGCCTGCTTTGACTAGATGCTCAACTGGGTCAAAGTTCAGTGTCTTCAGGAAGAAAGAGAGACCTCCTATGGTTTTGGATAGGAAATCTCAGAACGGAGATGATTCTTTCAGTATGCCTCAGTTGTGTGTCCGTATTAATACTTTGCATAGCATACGGAAAGAATTGGATGTGCTTGAGAAAAGGACAATTTCCCAACTGAGGGTTAATATGCGTGTTGATGATGATAATATTGTTGATGGGTTGGGCAAAGGTTTTGAGCTGTCAGTAGCTTCTTGTCGGGAAGGGATCCAGCAGCTTTCTGAGGCAATTTCATATAAAGTCATCTTCCATGAGTTGAGTCACGTCTTCTGGGATTACTTGTATGTAGCTGATGTTTCATCATCCCGCATTGAACCTTTCCTTCAGGAGCTGGAGAAAAACCTTGAGATCATATCAGCGACAGTTCATGACAGGGTCCGGACACGTGTAATCACTAATGTAATGAAAGCCTCTTTTGATGGATTCTTGTTCATTTTGCTTGCTGGTGGACCTTCTCGTGCTTTTTCACTGGATGATGCTGCAATTATAGATGAAGATTTGAAGTTCCTAATGGATCTATTCTGGTCTGATGGGGATGGGTTGCCGACTGACCTTATAGACAAGTTTTCAACTACTTTGAAAGGCACTCTTCCTCTTTTCCATACTGAAACTGCTGTCCTGATTGAGCAACTTGAGCGTGCCACTGAAGATTATTTTGGCCCTTCAGCTAAATCCAGACTTCCCTTGCCTCCTACATCAGGTAACTGGAGTCCAACTGAGCCCAGCACTATTTTGCGTGTTCTGTGTTATCGAAATGATAAAGTGGCAACTAAGTTTCTAAGGAAGAACTACAACTTGCCAAAGAAACTATAA
- the LOC132641078 gene encoding protein unc-13 homolog isoform X1: MDMVSYGYRDARAQTVSRTKMANLPEKPRIPILPSEDELPYPFGELGVDLRESELRETAYEILVGACRSSSSGKPLKYVSSSVRSSSSSSSMTSLSPSFQRSTAASKVKKALGLKSRKKNLDNSVSGELMRVQMGISEQTDSRIRRAFLRLNAGQLGRRLESMVLPVELLQQFKSTDFPNAQEYEVWQRRNLKLLEAGLVLHPCLPLDETDTCAKQLQQIIHGALVKPMETGKHSESMQVLRNLATSLACRSFDGSSPEICHWADGTPLNLRLYQILLEACFDVNDKTSVIEEVDEVLDIIKKTSVILGIDQMFQNICFSWVLFHRYVATSQVENDLLFAADNLLSEVAKDTKAVNCSQTLSSLLVLILGWAEKRLLMYHDSFYRDNVDIMQSLLSMGLSAMQISGNYQKRNKEVDVAFSRVDSYIRASMLRVFSQEKERLISSRKSSKQQQNPLPILCILAQNVSDMAYNEKEIYSGVLKRWHPLATGVAVAVLHRCYGNELKKFVLGISELTPDAVQVLIAADKLEKDLVQMAVADAVDSEDGGKSLMTEMTPYEAEAVIANLVKSWIMTRVDRLKEWVNRNLQQEVWNPHANKERFAPSGVEVLRSIDETFEAFFLLPIPMHPTLLPELMHGLDACLQSYILKAISGCGSRSTFVPTMPALTRCSTGSKFSVFRKKERPPMVLDRKSQNGDDSFSMPQLCVRINTLHSIRKELDVLEKRTISQLRVNMRVDDDNIVDGLGKGFELSVASCREGIQQLSEAISYKVIFHELSHVFWDYLYVADVSSSRIEPFLQELEKNLEIISATVHDRVRTRVITNVMKASFDGFLFILLAGGPSRAFSLDDAAIIDEDLKFLMDLFWSDGDGLPTDLIDKFSTTLKGTLPLFHTETAVLIEQLERATEDYFGPSAKSRLPLPPTSGNWSPTEPSTILRVLCYRNDKVATKFLRKNYNLPKKL, from the exons ATGGATATGGTGTCGTATGGTTACAGAGATGCAAGGGCACAAACTGTATCAAGAACTAAAATGGCCAACTTGCCTGAAAAGCCGagaattcccattttaccctccGAGGATGAACTTCCTTACCCATTTGGGGAATTGGGGGTGGACTTAAGGGAATCGGAGCTCCGAGAAACCGCATATGAGATCCTTGTTGGTGCTTGTCGGAGCTCCAGTTCAGGCAAGCCGTTGAAATATGTGTCGAGTTCGGTGAGATCATCATCGTCTTCGTCATCGATGACGTCATTGTCACCGTCATTTCAGAGGTCAACGGCGGCAAGCAAGGTGAAGAAAGCACTTGGTTTGAAGTCGAGGAAGAAGAATTTGGACAACTCAGTGAGTGGTGAGCTTATGAGGGTGCAAATGGGCATTTCCGAACAGACTGATTCTAGAATTCGACGAGCCTTCTTGAGACTCAATGCTGGACAG CTTGGAAGACGGCTGGAGTCAATGGTTCTACCAGTGGAGCTCCTACAGCAGTTCAAATCCACAGATTTTCCAAATGCTCAGGAATATGAAGTATGGCAGAGGAGAAACTTAAAGCTACTTGAGGCTGGACTTGTCTTGCATCCATGCTTGCCGCTGGATGAGACAGACACGTGTGCTAAACAGCTTCAACAGATTATACATGGGGCTCTGGTGAAACCCATGGAGACTGGAAAGCACAGTGAATCGATGCAAGTACTACGAAATCTTGCTACATCCCTCGCCTGTAGATCATTTGATGGGTCGAGCCCCGAGATATGCCATTGGGCAGATGGCACACCATTGAATCTCCGACTCTACCAAATATTGCTTGAAGCTTGTTTTGATGTGAACGATAAGACCTCTGTTATTGAAGAAGTTGATGAGGTCTTAGACATCATAAAAAAAACTTCGGTTATCCTTGGTATAGACCAGATGTTCCAGAATATTTGCTTTTCATGGGTTTTATTTCATCGATATGTTGCAACCAGCCAAGTTGAAAACGACCTGCTCTTTGCCGCAGATAATCTGTTGTCGGAGGTAGCAAAGGACACCAAGGCAGTGAATTGCTCTCAGACCTTGAGTTCTCTACTTGTTTTGATCCTAGGTTGGGCGGAGAAAAGACTGCTTATGTATCATGATAGCTTTTACAGGGACAACGTTGATATCATGCAAAGTCTTCTCTCTATGGGTTTATCAGCTATGCAAATTTCGGGCAACTATCAGAAGAGGAATAAAGAGGTTGATGTTGCATTTAGCAGAGTTGATAGTTACATCAGGGCTTCGATGCTCCGCGTCTTTTCTCAG GAAAAAGAGAGGTTGATATCGAGCAGAAAGTCGTCTAAACAACAGCAGAATCCTCTTCCCATCCTTTGTATCCTTGCCCAAAATGTTAGTGATATGGCTTATAATGAGAAGGAAATATATAGTGGTGTTCTGAAGAGATGGCACCCTCTTGCAACTGGTGTAGCTGTTGCTGTGCTTCATCGTTGCTATGGAAATGAGCTGAAGAAATTTGTCTTGGGGATCAGTGAGTTGACTCCAGATGCTGTACAGGTGCTGATAGCAGCAGACAAGTTGGAGAAAGATCTTGTACAGATGGCTGTTGCGGATGCTGTTGACAGTGAAGATGGAGGAAAGTCATTAATGACAGAGATGACTCCTTATGAAGCTGAAGCTGTGATTGCAAACCTGGTGAAATCATGGATAATGACTAGAGTGGACAGACTTAAGGAATGGGTCAACCGGAATCTTCAACAAGAG GTCTGGAACCCTCATGCTAATAAAGAACGATTTGCTCCCTCTGGAGTGGAGGTCCTACGCAGCATAGATGAGACTTTCGAAGCATTCTTTTTGTTACCGATACCTATGCATCCAACTTTGCTTCCAGAATTAATGCATGGCCTTGACGCATGCCTACAGAGCTACATATTGAAGGCTATATCTGGCTGTG GATCTCGAAGCACCTTTGTTCCAACTATGCCTGCTTTGACTAGATGCTCAACTGGGTCAAAGTTCAGTGTCTTCAGGAAGAAAGAGAGACCTCCTATGGTTTTGGATAGGAAATCTCAGAACGGAGATGATTCTTTCAGTATGCCTCAGTTGTGTGTCCGTATTAATACTTTGCATAGCATACGGAAAGAATTGGATGTGCTTGAGAAAAGGACAATTTCCCAACTGAGGGTTAATATGCGTGTTGATGATGATAATATTGTTGATGGGTTGGGCAAAGGTTTTGAGCTGTCAGTAGCTTCTTGTCGGGAAGGGATCCAGCAGCTTTCTGAGGCAATTTCATATAAAGTCATCTTCCATGAGTTGAGTCACGTCTTCTGGGATTACTTGTATGTAGCTGATGTTTCATCATCCCGCATTGAACCTTTCCTTCAGGAGCTGGAGAAAAACCTTGAGATCATATCAGCGACAGTTCATGACAGGGTCCGGACACGTGTAATCACTAATGTAATGAAAGCCTCTTTTGATGGATTCTTGTTCATTTTGCTTGCTGGTGGACCTTCTCGTGCTTTTTCACTGGATGATGCTGCAATTATAGATGAAGATTTGAAGTTCCTAATGGATCTATTCTGGTCTGATGGGGATGGGTTGCCGACTGACCTTATAGACAAGTTTTCAACTACTTTGAAAGGCACTCTTCCTCTTTTCCATACTGAAACTGCTGTCCTGATTGAGCAACTTGAGCGTGCCACTGAAGATTATTTTGGCCCTTCAGCTAAATCCAGACTTCCCTTGCCTCCTACATCAGGTAACTGGAGTCCAACTGAGCCCAGCACTATTTTGCGTGTTCTGTGTTATCGAAATGATAAAGTGGCAACTAAGTTTCTAAGGAAGAACTACAACTTGCCAAAGAAACTATAA